In one Victivallis lenta genomic region, the following are encoded:
- a CDS encoding UDP-glucose 6-dehydrogenase, whose protein sequence is MKNILCIGAGYVGGPTMAVIADRCPDIKVTVVDINERRIAAWNSDELPIYEPGLEEVVKRCRSRNLFYSTDIPKGIREADIIFVSVNTPTKTFGAGAGKAADLQYLEKTARSIVEHAENGKIVVEKSTLPVRTAQAMSRILHSNTKNLKFQILSNPEFLAEGTAIRDLENPDRVLIGGMETPEGEAAIEELVSVYARWVPRERIITTNLWSSELTKLVSNALLAQRVSSVNSISALCERTEANIDEVTGAAGKDSRIGPKFLKASIGFGGSCFKKDILNLVYLCGHYGLPEVADYWEQVIRMNEFQSRRFVGNMLAAMFNTVADKRIAIFGFAFKADTGDTRESPACSVCLQLLEEHARLNIHDPKALGNAKLDLEGATGEINYLEDPYEAAEGAHAIAVMTEWKSFRELDYRRIFDSMEKPAFLFDGRNILDHAALYEIGFNVYPIGKKALTHF, encoded by the coding sequence ATGAAAAACATCCTCTGCATCGGCGCCGGCTATGTCGGCGGCCCGACCATGGCAGTCATCGCGGACCGCTGCCCGGACATCAAAGTGACCGTAGTGGACATCAATGAACGGCGCATCGCCGCCTGGAACTCCGACGAACTGCCGATCTACGAGCCCGGCCTCGAGGAGGTCGTCAAACGCTGCCGCAGCCGCAATCTGTTCTATTCGACCGACATCCCGAAGGGAATCCGCGAGGCGGACATCATCTTCGTCAGCGTCAACACGCCGACCAAAACCTTCGGCGCAGGCGCCGGAAAGGCCGCCGACCTCCAATATCTTGAAAAGACCGCCCGCAGCATCGTCGAACACGCTGAAAACGGGAAGATCGTCGTCGAAAAAAGCACGCTGCCGGTACGGACGGCGCAGGCCATGAGCCGGATTCTGCACTCGAACACGAAAAACCTGAAATTCCAGATTCTTTCGAACCCGGAGTTCCTGGCCGAAGGCACCGCGATCCGCGACCTCGAAAATCCGGACCGCGTCCTGATCGGCGGCATGGAGACGCCGGAGGGCGAAGCCGCGATCGAAGAGCTCGTCTCGGTCTATGCGCGCTGGGTCCCGCGCGAACGGATCATCACGACCAACCTCTGGTCGAGTGAGCTTACCAAGCTCGTTTCGAACGCGCTTCTCGCCCAGCGCGTCTCTTCGGTCAACAGCATTTCGGCGCTCTGCGAACGCACCGAAGCGAATATCGACGAAGTGACCGGCGCCGCCGGAAAGGACAGCCGGATCGGGCCGAAGTTCCTGAAAGCCAGCATCGGCTTCGGCGGCTCCTGCTTCAAGAAGGACATCCTGAATCTGGTCTACCTCTGCGGGCACTACGGACTGCCGGAGGTCGCCGATTACTGGGAACAGGTCATCCGGATGAATGAATTCCAGTCACGCCGCTTTGTGGGCAACATGCTCGCCGCCATGTTCAACACCGTGGCCGACAAGCGGATCGCCATCTTCGGCTTCGCCTTCAAGGCCGACACCGGCGACACGCGCGAGTCTCCGGCCTGCTCCGTCTGCCTCCAGCTTCTCGAAGAGCACGCCCGGCTCAACATCCACGATCCGAAGGCGCTCGGCAACGCGAAGCTCGACCTTGAAGGAGCGACCGGCGAGATCAATTACCTTGAAGACCCGTATGAAGCCGCCGAAGGCGCACATGCCATCGCGGTCATGACCGAGTGGAAAAGCTTCCGCGAGCTCGATTACAGGCGCATCTTCGACTCGATGGAGAAGCCGGCCTTCCTCTTCGACGGACGAAATATCCTCGATCACGCCGCGCTCTATGAAATCGGCTTCAACGTCTATCCGATCGGCAAGAAGGCGCTGACGCACTTCTGA